Proteins found in one Macrobrachium nipponense isolate FS-2020 chromosome 4, ASM1510439v2, whole genome shotgun sequence genomic segment:
- the LOC135210905 gene encoding uncharacterized protein LOC135210905, translated as MEEGRLTLTCNYRGCRRALESIAWVTNCFHVFCNDHGSLLIKASSECQACGTLLSEENNLVRVTLNPREYFRNMALMGLPPEHVLEISRQAISFWSYQMEQEHRFQANVSKRYKEGIKITQSYYEQELRTLEGHNQALWRQLERIQQELQKIRGEKEILNEKLIENQSCQRPKFGHDPMRKRIGISVIDEMIANKVPHGLATFNPQLPNPVVTSSGVAFPPMEVKLSRATDAPLRLSHLDLAVSHPATSLGTYIQKQPSTSGVELSKGVDSCFQTHEVNPSNVSTQHMQYGHHQQAPVKDQELQPTSTSPWDMNLPSSSRHNSTSTQALSSAKYKEFVFAPVLQENRSDQAMSCQSSTKSF; from the exons atggAGGAAGGAAGATTGACATTGACTTGCAACTACAGAGGATGCCGTCGAGCTTTGGAAAGTATAGCCTGGGTCACAAATTGTTTTCATGTCTTCTGCAATGACCACGGAAGTCTGCTCATTAAG GCTTCAAGTGAATGCCAAGCCTGTGGAACCCTCCTCTCAGAAGAGAATAACTTGGTAAGAGTGACTCTAAATCCTCGAGAATATTTTAGAAAT ATGGCACTGATGGGCCTTCCGCCGGAGCATGTGCTGGAAATAAGTCGCCAAGCCATCAGCTTTTGGAGTTACCAG ATGGAACAGGAACATAGGTTTCAGGCTAACGTTTCAAAGCGATACAAGGAAGGCATCAAAATCACCCAGAGCTATTACGAACAGGAGCTTAGGACTCTTGAAGGTCACAACCAAGCTTTATGGAGGCAACTTGAGA GAATACAGCAGGAACTCCAGAAAATACGAGGAGAGAAGgaaattctgaatgaaaaatTGATTGAGAATCAGTCTTGCCAGAGACCCAAG TTTGGTCATGACCCCATGAGGAAACGCATTGGGATTTCTGTGATAGACGAAATGATTGCAAACAAGGTACCTCATGGGCTAGCCACATTTAATCCTCAACTTCCCAATCCTGTGGTGACCTCATCAGGTGTAGCATTTCCACCAATGGAGGTTAAGCTGTCTAGAGCTACTGATGCCCCTCTTAGACTTTCTCACTTAGATTTGGCAGTCTCACATCCTGCCACATCCTTGGGGACTTACATCCAGAAACAG CCAAGCACAAGTGGAGTGGAGCTTAGCAAGGGAGTTGATAGTTGCTTTCAAACTCACGAAGTTAATCCTTCAAATGTCAGTACTCAACATATGCAGTACGGTCATCATCAGCAAGCACCTGTCAAAGATCAGGAGCTTCAGCCCACTTCTACTTCTCCCTGGGATATGAATCTGCCCAGCAGTTCAAGACACAACAGTACATCTACTCAGGCTCTCTCCTCTGCCAAATACAAAG AGTTTGTTTTTGCCCCTGTCTTGCAAGAGAACCGGTCTGACCAGGCAATGAGCTGTCAGAGTTCCACCAAAAGTTTCTAA